In Bradyrhizobium sp. 1(2017), one DNA window encodes the following:
- a CDS encoding flavin-containing monooxygenase, producing MSSAQSSPARASEAYDVVVVGAGFAGMYMLHRLRGLGFSARVFEQGGGVGGTWYWNRYPGARCDVESMQYSYSFSEELQQEWDWSERYAPQAEILKYANHVADRFDLRRDIQFDTRVERAVFDERAKRWSVTISGGRTVQAQFVVLATGCLSNARKPDIKGLENFEGPVYHTGNWPHEDVDFTGLRVGLIGTGSSGIQSTPVIAEQAKHLTVFQRTANFSIPARNSALTDEERGTFRKNYPEIRRFAREVARNGIYAEQPDRGALDDSDEIRTGKYAARWERGGLTFMYVYNNLGLERSANDTAANFVRGKIAEIVKDPETAKLLQPNSHPIGTKRICIDTDYFATFNRPNVSLVDIKANPIEEITANAVRVAGKDHEVDALVMATGFDAMTGSVAKIDIRGRGGQTLNQKWAEGPKTYLGLMSAGFPNLFIITGPGSPSVLSNMIVSIEQHVDWIAESLVHMRKQSLVTMEAEREAEEKWVAHVNEVAHGTLYPQANSWYMGANIPGKPRIFMPYIGGIGVYRRICDDLAAKGYDGFAMARAEQGLTAAVF from the coding sequence ATGTCGTCAGCGCAATCGAGCCCCGCCCGCGCAAGCGAGGCCTACGACGTGGTCGTCGTCGGCGCGGGCTTTGCCGGCATGTACATGCTGCATCGTCTGCGCGGGCTCGGCTTCTCGGCGCGCGTCTTCGAGCAGGGCGGCGGCGTCGGCGGCACCTGGTACTGGAACCGCTATCCCGGGGCGCGCTGCGACGTCGAGAGCATGCAATATTCCTACTCGTTCTCGGAAGAGCTCCAGCAGGAATGGGACTGGAGTGAACGCTACGCGCCGCAAGCAGAGATCCTGAAATACGCCAACCACGTCGCCGACCGTTTCGACCTGCGCCGCGACATCCAGTTCGACACCCGCGTCGAGCGCGCCGTATTCGACGAGCGCGCAAAGCGCTGGTCGGTCACGATCTCCGGCGGCAGGACGGTTCAAGCGCAGTTCGTCGTGCTCGCCACCGGTTGCCTCTCGAACGCGCGCAAGCCCGACATCAAGGGTCTCGAGAACTTCGAAGGCCCTGTCTATCACACCGGCAACTGGCCACACGAGGACGTCGATTTCACGGGCTTGCGGGTCGGCCTGATCGGCACGGGATCGTCAGGCATCCAGTCGACGCCTGTCATCGCCGAGCAGGCCAAACATCTCACCGTGTTTCAGCGCACGGCGAATTTCTCGATTCCCGCGCGCAATTCCGCGCTGACCGACGAGGAACGCGGCACGTTCCGCAAGAACTATCCGGAGATTCGCCGGTTTGCCCGTGAAGTCGCGCGCAACGGTATCTATGCCGAGCAGCCGGATCGCGGTGCGCTCGACGACAGTGACGAGATCAGGACCGGCAAATACGCGGCGCGCTGGGAGCGGGGCGGGCTGACCTTCATGTATGTCTACAACAATCTCGGCCTCGAGCGATCCGCGAACGACACCGCGGCGAACTTCGTGCGCGGCAAGATTGCCGAGATCGTGAAGGATCCGGAGACCGCGAAGCTGCTCCAGCCGAACAGCCATCCGATCGGCACCAAGCGGATCTGCATCGACACGGATTACTTCGCGACCTTCAACCGGCCGAACGTCTCGCTGGTGGACATCAAGGCCAACCCGATCGAGGAGATCACCGCGAACGCGGTTCGCGTCGCAGGCAAGGATCATGAGGTCGACGCACTGGTGATGGCGACGGGCTTCGACGCCATGACCGGATCGGTCGCGAAGATCGACATCAGGGGCCGGGGCGGTCAGACGCTGAATCAGAAATGGGCGGAAGGCCCGAAGACCTATCTGGGGCTGATGAGCGCGGGCTTTCCGAACCTCTTCATCATCACTGGCCCCGGCAGCCCGTCGGTGCTCTCGAACATGATCGTGTCGATCGAGCAGCACGTCGACTGGATTGCCGAAAGCCTCGTCCACATGCGCAAGCAGAGCCTCGTCACGATGGAGGCGGAGAGGGAAGCCGAGGAGAAATGGGTCGCTCACGTCAACGAGGTCGCCCACGGCACGCTCTATCCGCAGGCCAATTCCTGGTATATGGGCGCCAACATCCCGGGCAAGCCGCGCATCTTCATGCCCTATATCGGCGGCATCGGCGTCTACCGGCGGATCTGCGACGATCTCGCGGCAAAGGGGTATGACGGATTTGCGATGGCGCGGGCGGAGCAGGGGCTGACTGCGGCCGTGTTTTGA
- the yghU gene encoding glutathione-dependent disulfide-bond oxidoreductase produces the protein MTDTPAYVPPKVWTWDKENGGQFANINRPIAGPTHDKELPVGKHPFQLYSLATPNGVKVTVMLEELLALGHKGAEYDAWLIRIGNGDQFGSGFVDINPNSKIPALMDRSGPEPIRIFESGSILFYLAEKFGAFLPKDIKARTEAMSWLFWQMGSAPYLGGGFGHFYAYAPFKIEYAIDRFAMEVKRQLDVLDRRLADNEYLAGNEYTIADMAVWPWYGALAKGLVYGAGEFLSVQDYKNVQRWTDQIAKRPAVKRGRMVNRVSGDPASQLHERHDASDFETKTQDKLAPAT, from the coding sequence ATGACCGACACCCCCGCCTACGTGCCGCCCAAAGTCTGGACCTGGGACAAGGAGAATGGCGGGCAGTTCGCCAACATCAACCGTCCCATTGCCGGTCCCACCCACGACAAGGAGCTGCCGGTCGGCAAACACCCCTTCCAGCTCTATTCGCTGGCGACGCCGAACGGGGTGAAGGTCACGGTGATGCTGGAGGAGTTGCTGGCGCTCGGCCACAAGGGCGCCGAATATGATGCCTGGCTGATCAGGATCGGCAATGGCGACCAGTTCGGCAGCGGCTTTGTCGACATCAATCCGAATTCCAAGATTCCGGCGCTGATGGACCGCTCCGGTCCCGAGCCGATCCGGATCTTCGAGTCCGGCTCGATCCTGTTCTACCTCGCCGAAAAATTCGGCGCCTTCCTACCGAAGGACATCAAGGCCCGCACTGAAGCGATGTCCTGGCTGTTCTGGCAGATGGGCAGCGCGCCCTATCTCGGCGGCGGCTTCGGCCATTTCTACGCCTATGCGCCGTTCAAGATCGAATACGCCATCGATCGCTTCGCGATGGAGGTCAAGCGCCAGCTCGACGTGCTCGACCGGCGGCTGGCCGACAACGAATATCTCGCAGGGAACGAGTACACCATCGCCGACATGGCGGTGTGGCCCTGGTACGGTGCGCTCGCCAAAGGACTTGTTTATGGCGCCGGCGAATTCCTCTCGGTGCAGGATTACAAGAACGTGCAGCGCTGGACCGACCAGATCGCCAAGCGTCCGGCCGTGAAGCGCGGCCGCATGGTCAATCGCGTCTCCGGCGATCCCGCCAGCCAGCTCCACGAGCGCCACGACGCCAGCGATTTCGAGACCAAGACGCAGGACAAGCTCGCGCCGGCGACGTAG
- a CDS encoding flavin reductase family protein, which translates to MDYAASDLTPRERYKVLTSFILPRPIAWVTTLGPTGVVNAAPFSFFNAFCEDPPLCMFAANRKPNGEDKDTFLNIQRTGEFVVNIADEPLAKAMHESSGDFPPDIGEPDYLGLKLAPSTRIAVPRLAETPWAMECKLWKLIDVNDDRRLIMGEGIHFHIRDELWDDKAMRVHMDRYHPIGRMFADRYCRTDDRVVFPAAEGVKTP; encoded by the coding sequence ATGGACTACGCCGCCAGCGACCTCACGCCACGCGAGCGCTACAAGGTGCTGACCTCCTTCATCCTGCCGCGGCCGATCGCGTGGGTGACCACGCTCGGACCGACAGGCGTGGTCAACGCCGCGCCGTTCAGCTTCTTCAACGCGTTTTGCGAGGATCCGCCGCTCTGCATGTTCGCGGCAAACCGCAAGCCGAACGGAGAGGACAAGGACACGTTTCTCAACATCCAGCGTACCGGCGAATTCGTGGTCAATATCGCCGACGAACCGCTGGCGAAGGCGATGCACGAGAGCAGCGGCGATTTTCCGCCTGACATCGGCGAGCCCGACTATCTCGGCCTGAAGCTCGCGCCCTCGACCAGGATCGCGGTGCCGCGGCTGGCCGAAACACCCTGGGCGATGGAGTGCAAGCTCTGGAAGCTGATCGACGTCAACGACGATCGTCGCCTGATCATGGGCGAAGGCATCCACTTCCACATCCGAGACGAGCTCTGGGACGACAAGGCGATGCGGGTGCATATGGACCGCTATCACCCGATCGGCCGCATGTTCGCCGACCGCTACTGCCGCACCGACGACCGCGTGGTGTTTCCCGCGGCCGAAGGTGTGAAGACGCCGTAG